Proteins encoded together in one Paracoccus sp. SMMA_5_TC window:
- the rlmN gene encoding 23S rRNA (adenine(2503)-C(2))-methyltransferase RlmN, which translates to MTAPLPAAPITQDLLTLPRKLPQGARMNIVGLTRDQLHQALIDAGTPERQARMRVGQIWQWVYHWGVRDFALMTNLAKDYRARLAQHFEIAVPEIVTRQISADGTRKYLLRIAGGHEVETVYIPEENRGTLCISSQVGCTLTCSFCHTGTQKLVRNLTAGEIVGQVMVARDDLGEWPQPGAPKDETRLVSNIVLMGMGEPLYNFDNVRDAMKVVMDGEGISLSRRRITLSTSGIVPEIAKTAEEIGCLLAVSFHATTDEVRDRLVPVNRKWNIQTLLAALREYPRLSNSERITFEYVMLDGVNDSDEDAHRLVRLIRGIPAKINLIPFNEWPGAPYRRSGWDRIEAFADIIHKAGYASPIRTPRGEDIMAACGQLKSATERGRKSAAQIAAEAQGAASVAGAAGATAG; encoded by the coding sequence ATGACCGCCCCCTTGCCCGCTGCCCCGATCACGCAGGATCTGCTGACCCTTCCGCGCAAGCTGCCGCAAGGCGCGCGCATGAATATCGTCGGCCTGACCCGCGATCAGCTGCATCAGGCCCTGATCGACGCCGGCACGCCCGAACGCCAGGCGCGGATGCGCGTGGGCCAGATCTGGCAATGGGTCTATCATTGGGGGGTGCGCGATTTCGCGCTGATGACCAACCTGGCCAAGGATTACCGCGCCAGGCTGGCACAGCATTTCGAGATTGCCGTGCCGGAAATCGTCACCCGCCAGATCAGCGCCGACGGCACGCGCAAGTATCTGCTGCGTATCGCCGGCGGCCACGAGGTCGAAACCGTCTACATCCCGGAAGAAAACCGCGGCACACTGTGCATCTCGTCCCAGGTGGGCTGCACGCTGACCTGTTCCTTTTGCCACACGGGCACGCAGAAACTGGTGCGCAATCTGACCGCGGGCGAGATCGTCGGTCAGGTGATGGTGGCGCGCGACGATCTGGGCGAATGGCCACAGCCCGGTGCCCCCAAGGACGAAACCCGGCTGGTCAGCAACATCGTGCTGATGGGCATGGGCGAGCCGCTTTACAATTTCGACAATGTGCGCGACGCGATGAAGGTGGTGATGGATGGCGAAGGCATCAGCCTGTCGCGCCGGCGCATCACCCTGTCGACCAGCGGCATCGTGCCCGAAATCGCCAAGACGGCCGAGGAAATCGGCTGCCTGCTGGCGGTCAGTTTTCATGCCACCACCGACGAGGTCCGCGACCGCCTGGTGCCGGTGAACCGCAAATGGAACATCCAGACGCTGCTGGCGGCGCTGCGCGAATATCCGCGGCTGTCCAATTCGGAACGCATCACCTTTGAATACGTGATGCTGGACGGGGTGAACGACAGCGACGAGGACGCCCATCGCCTGGTGCGGCTGATCCGCGGCATCCCGGCCAAGATCAACCTGATCCCGTTCAACGAATGGCCCGGCGCACCCTACCGCCGCTCGGGCTGGGACCGGATCGAGGCTTTCGCTGACATCATCCACAAGGCCGGCTATGCCAGCCCGATCCGCACCCCGCGGGGCGAGGATATCATGGCGGCCTGTGGCCAGCTGAAATCCGCCACCGAACGCGGGCGCAAATCGGCCGCACAGATCGCGGCCGAGGCCCAGGGCGCGGCCAGTGTTGCCGGGGCAGCAGGCGCAACCGCTGGCTGA
- a CDS encoding invasion associated locus B family protein encodes MFTSAPRVAAAATAFAIFLSTPVLAQGSSNVIGTEGDWTVFSASNPKECWAVSAPKSTQNLDSSGKPKEVTRGDIRLYVAYRPGQAGEVSFSGGYPFAPDSAVEVNIGGQVFKLFTEGESAWTGSPAEDSKLVSALRAGSSAVVTGRSARGTVTKDTFSLSGITAATNKAQAACK; translated from the coding sequence ATGTTCACATCCGCGCCGCGTGTGGCGGCTGCAGCCACCGCATTCGCGATCTTCCTTTCCACCCCGGTCTTGGCCCAGGGATCGTCCAATGTGATCGGCACCGAAGGCGACTGGACCGTGTTTTCCGCATCCAATCCCAAGGAGTGCTGGGCGGTATCGGCGCCGAAATCGACCCAGAACCTGGACAGCAGCGGCAAGCCCAAGGAAGTGACCCGCGGCGACATCCGCCTTTATGTCGCCTATCGCCCCGGTCAGGCGGGCGAGGTTTCCTTCTCGGGCGGTTATCCCTTCGCGCCGGATTCTGCCGTCGAGGTCAATATCGGCGGCCAGGTGTTCAAGCTGTTCACCGAAGGCGAAAGCGCCTGGACCGGATCGCCCGCCGAGGACAGCAAGCTGGTCTCGGCCCTGCGGGCGGGCTCCTCGGCGGTGGTGACCGGGCGTTCGGCGCGCGGCACCGTGACCAAGGACACCTTCAGCCTGTCGGGCATCACCGCCGCCACCAACAAGGCCCAAGCCGCCTGCAAATAA
- a CDS encoding asparaginase produces MTAARLVELWRGGLCESAHYGHVVICDAGGVVEAWGDPGTVIYPRSSCKMIQALPLVESGAADAAGLGPRHLALACASHNGAEVHTRTVGDWLAGLGYEDADLRCGAHLPNDPLARRALICSDHAPCQVHNNCSGKHAGFLTLVRHLRAGPEYVEIDHPVQRAVRRAFEEVTGETAAGWGIDGCSAPNFACTVHGLAHAMAGFANARGDARGQAQRRLVQAMMAHPDLVAGEGRACTELMRAAGGRAALKTGAEAVFVAILPDRGLGIALKIVDGGTRAAEAAITALLLHLGVLDAADPVVAKYLTGPILNWRGLATGELRRARGFPA; encoded by the coding sequence GTGACCGCAGCCAGACTTGTCGAATTGTGGCGTGGAGGGCTGTGCGAAAGCGCCCACTACGGACATGTGGTGATCTGTGACGCCGGAGGCGTGGTCGAGGCCTGGGGCGATCCCGGCACGGTGATCTATCCGCGCAGTTCGTGCAAGATGATCCAGGCGCTGCCCCTGGTCGAAAGCGGGGCTGCGGATGCGGCGGGGCTGGGGCCGCGGCATCTGGCGCTGGCCTGTGCCAGCCACAACGGGGCCGAGGTCCATACCCGCACCGTCGGCGACTGGCTGGCCGGACTGGGCTATGAGGACGCAGACCTGCGTTGCGGGGCGCATCTGCCCAACGATCCCCTGGCGCGGCGCGCGCTGATCTGTTCCGACCATGCGCCCTGTCAGGTCCATAACAACTGTTCGGGCAAGCATGCCGGTTTTCTGACGCTGGTGCGGCATCTGCGGGCCGGCCCCGAATATGTCGAGATCGATCACCCCGTCCAGCGCGCCGTGCGCCGCGCCTTCGAGGAGGTCACGGGCGAGACCGCGGCGGGTTGGGGGATCGACGGCTGTTCGGCGCCGAATTTTGCCTGCACGGTGCACGGGCTGGCCCATGCCATGGCCGGCTTTGCCAATGCGCGCGGGGATGCGCGGGGGCAGGCGCAACGGCGTCTTGTTCAGGCCATGATGGCCCATCCCGATCTGGTCGCGGGCGAGGGGCGCGCCTGCACCGAACTGATGCGCGCCGCCGGTGGCCGGGCCGCGCTCAAGACCGGGGCCGAGGCGGTGTTTGTCGCCATCCTGCCCGATCGCGGGCTGGGCATCGCGCTGAAGATCGTCGACGGCGGCACCCGCGCCGCCGAAGCCGCGATCACCGCGCTGCTGCTGCATCTGGGCGTGCTGGACGCGGCAGATCCCGTGGTTGCCAAATACCTGACCGGGCCGATCCTGAACTGGCGCGGGCTGGCAACCGGCGAATTGCGCCGCGCCCGGGGCTTTCCCGCCTAG
- a CDS encoding TSUP family transporter: MLEISIELVLMLVAAAFAAGFVDAIAGGGGLITVPALMLAGLPPAQALATNKVQGVFGAGAAALSYARSGLVDLRAQGGTALIAFGAGLAGALLVSRIPTEALRYGLPVLLVAIALFFALKPGLDDQDRSRRLSPLLVSATVVPVIAFYDGLMGPGTGAFLMLAFVLLAGFGILKATAHTKLLNFASNLGSLLAFALVGKPLWLLGAAMAAAQVAGALLGSRLAIHIGARIIKPLLVAASTLLALRLIWQLV; encoded by the coding sequence ATGCTGGAAATCTCGATCGAGCTTGTGCTGATGCTGGTGGCGGCGGCCTTTGCCGCCGGCTTTGTCGATGCGATTGCCGGTGGCGGTGGGCTGATCACCGTGCCGGCGCTGATGCTGGCGGGGCTGCCGCCGGCGCAGGCGCTGGCCACCAACAAGGTGCAGGGCGTCTTTGGCGCCGGCGCCGCCGCGCTGTCCTATGCCCGCAGCGGGCTGGTCGATCTGCGCGCCCAGGGCGGAACCGCGCTGATCGCCTTTGGCGCCGGGCTGGCCGGGGCGCTGCTGGTCAGCCGCATTCCGACCGAGGCGCTGCGCTATGGCCTGCCGGTGCTGCTGGTCGCCATCGCGCTGTTCTTTGCGCTGAAACCGGGGCTTGACGACCAGGATCGCAGCCGGCGCCTGTCCCCCTTGCTGGTCAGCGCCACGGTGGTGCCGGTGATCGCATTCTATGACGGGCTGATGGGGCCCGGCACCGGCGCCTTCCTGATGCTTGCCTTCGTGCTGCTGGCAGGTTTCGGCATCCTGAAGGCCACCGCGCATACCAAGCTGCTGAACTTTGCCTCGAACCTGGGCAGCCTGCTGGCCTTTGCACTGGTGGGCAAGCCGCTGTGGCTGCTGGGTGCGGCCATGGCGGCGGCGCAGGTGGCCGGCGCCCTGCTGGGGTCGCGGCTGGCCATCCACATCGGCGCGCGCATCATCAAGCCGCTGCTGGTGGCGGCCTCGACCCTGCTGGCGCTGCGGCTGATCTGGCAGCTCGTCTAG
- a CDS encoding tyrosine recombinase XerC produces the protein MSDRPAPLALAPMMADAMARWLDSERATRDRSDHTIRAYQADLLAFLAFLGGYRGAPALPADLADLTQTDMRAFAAAERARGLSARSLARRLSATRSFLRWMSDRHGFDASRALASRGPKYARSLPRPLAPDQARDLLDLAAEGHAEPWIAARDVAVLTLLYGCGLRISEALGLTGSQWPLPEALTIRGKGGRERQVPVLPVARAALARYLELCPYRPAPQQPLFRGARGGALNPAIVAAVVRKARQALGLPPTATPHALRHSFATHLLAAGGDLRTIQELLGHASLSTTQVYTGVDDAHLLAAYRAAHPRG, from the coding sequence ATGAGCGACAGGCCAGCGCCCCTGGCCCTGGCCCCGATGATGGCCGATGCCATGGCGCGCTGGCTGGACAGCGAACGCGCCACCCGGGACCGATCCGACCACACCATCCGTGCCTATCAGGCCGATCTGCTGGCCTTTCTGGCCTTTCTGGGCGGCTATCGCGGCGCCCCGGCCCTGCCTGCCGACCTGGCCGACCTGACCCAGACCGACATGCGCGCCTTTGCCGCCGCCGAACGGGCGCGCGGGCTGTCGGCGCGGTCCCTGGCGCGGCGGCTGTCGGCGACGCGCAGCTTTCTGCGCTGGATGTCGGATCGGCACGGGTTCGATGCGTCGCGGGCGCTGGCCTCGCGCGGGCCGAAATACGCCCGCTCCCTGCCGCGACCGCTGGCCCCCGACCAGGCCCGCGACCTGCTGGACCTGGCGGCCGAGGGCCATGCCGAGCCCTGGATCGCCGCCCGCGACGTGGCGGTGCTGACGTTGCTATATGGCTGCGGCCTGCGCATTTCCGAGGCCCTGGGCCTGACCGGCAGCCAATGGCCCCTGCCCGAGGCGCTGACCATACGCGGCAAGGGCGGGCGCGAGCGTCAGGTGCCGGTGCTGCCGGTGGCGCGGGCGGCGCTGGCGCGCTATCTGGAGCTGTGCCCCTACCGGCCGGCGCCGCAGCAGCCGCTGTTTCGCGGCGCGCGCGGCGGGGCGCTGAACCCCGCCATCGTCGCGGCAGTGGTGCGCAAGGCGCGGCAGGCGCTGGGGCTGCCGCCCACCGCGACGCCCCATGCGCTGCGCCATTCCTTTGCCACGCATCTGCTGGCCGCGGGCGGCGACCTGCGCACGATCCAGGAATTGCTGGGCCATGCCAGCCTGTCCACCACCCAGGTCTATACCGGGGTCGATGACGCGCATCTGCTGGCGGCCTATCGCGCCGCCCATCCCCGCGGCTGA